In one Vulgatibacter incomptus genomic region, the following are encoded:
- the cglF gene encoding adventurous gliding motility protein CglF — protein MKRMGGLIAGLLLLSPLAASAEDRVEYEKHTEINFEDDTIQGDLTRPDGELVDAKGKVTHSNLVKVRDTFRDQVLESVGEL, from the coding sequence ATGAAGCGCATGGGCGGCCTGATCGCAGGCCTTCTGCTCCTCTCGCCCCTCGCGGCCTCAGCCGAGGACCGGGTGGAGTACGAGAAGCACACCGAGATCAATTTCGAGGACGACACCATCCAGGGTGACCTCACCCGGCCCGACGGCGAGCTCGTCGACGCGAAGGGGAAGGTCACCCACTCCAACCTGGTGAAGGTTCGTGACACCTTCCGTGACCAGGTGCTGGAGTCGGTGGGAGAGCTCTAG